GCGCCCTGTGCTGTGCCCATGGGTTGTGCGTCCAGGGGTGTGGACGCGCACTCGCGTGTTACAGGTATCCGACCTTTGCAGAAACTCCGTCGGGCTGTCTCCAGGCCCGTGTCGGAACGCGCTCTCCATCTCCGGGAGTGGAACCGCGTCGCGTGTCCGCGCACTTGCCGTATTGTGGTCCGGCGGCTGGATGTATCCGGAGATGGATACGTCTGTGTGCGTGTGCCTGCGTTTTCCCTGGGTTCCTGTGGTTACGGCTGCGGGTGTGAGGGTGTGAGCTGTGTGTCCGTGCACCTCGTGTGTGTGTATGACGAGGCCTGGCTACCCGTCTGCTCCCCTGTGCCCCCGCGGCGGCTGAGCGGCGCACCCCTCTCCACGCAGGGGGCCTTCAGCCGCTGCTACGAGCTGGTGGACGTGGCCACCAGGGCCGTGTTTGCCCTCAAGGTGGTGCCTCGTGCCGGGGGCGCGGCCGGGCGACTGCGCCCCCACGGCAAGGTAGGCCCAGTCCTTCCGTGCCCCGGGGCTCCACACTTCGCAGGGGGTCCCCAGAGAGGTCCCGGCCCTGGGGGGATGGGGTTACGCTCTGGGCCGGAGTACGGCGGGGCGTGGACACGTGGGGCCATGGCTGCAGGTGGAACGGGAGATCGCCCTGCACAGCCGCCTGAAACACCGGAACATCGTAGCCCTCCACGGACACTTCGCTGACCGAGAGCACGTGTACCTGGTGTTGGAGTACTGtggccaccaggtgccccaggggctgggcggggagggagccccccaccccgggtctGCTGTGCTCAGGGAACAGGGAGCCCCCCCCATCTGCTGTGCTCATCTGTGGCCGCCCCTATGTCTCTCCGTACTTACCTGTCCCCGCAGTGTCCGCACCAGGCCCATCTGTGCTCATCATACACACCTGTGCCCATCTCCTCTTCGTCGTGGCCATGGGGACCACCTTGCACCCCCCCATCGAGCCCACCTTAGCCCTCCTGAGCACACCGGGGGTCACCCGTGCCCCGCATGTACCCACTGCACGGAGCCTCCGAGCCGCTCAGACTCCCCCGCGGCCGCCGGGCCGCCTCCTGTACTTCTGCGGGGCGCATCCGAGCTCACCTGTGTTCCCTGTGTCCCCGGCGCTGCCTTTGCCGCCCGCGGGCACCCGCAGTCGCTGGCGCACGTCCTGGAGGCGCGGCGGACTCTGACGGAGCCAGAGGTGCGCTACTACCTGCGGGGCCTGGTCAGCGGCCTGCGCTACCTGCACCAGCGGCGGATCGTGCACCGGGACCTGAAGCCCAGTGAGCGGGGACGAGCGCAGGGGGGAGGCCGTGGGGAGGCCGGGGCGGGCCggggagctgggggcggggcttcCGCCCTCGCAGACTGTGGGCCCGGCCCCCTCTGGCAGGTAACTTCTTCCTGAGCAAGAACATGGAGGTGAAGATTGGAGACCTGGGGCTGGCTGCCAGGGTGGGGCCCGGGGGCCATGGCCACCGGTAAGTGCGAGGCTCTGAACCGTCCCTCTGCGGAGGCACACGTGGGACCCGCTTGGCATGGGGGCCCCAGCCTTCCTGAGCCCCCCTTATCCCCTTGCAGAGTGCTCTGCGGGACCCCAAACTTTCTGGCTCCAGAGGTCATCGCCAGGAATGGGCACTCCTGCCAGTCAGACATCTGGGCTCTGGGCTGCGTCATGT
The sequence above is a segment of the Meles meles chromosome 20, mMelMel3.1 paternal haplotype, whole genome shotgun sequence genome. Coding sequences within it:
- the PLK5 gene encoding inactive serine/threonine-protein kinase PLK5 isoform X8, which translates into the protein MEPGPRRRRACRPPVSAFLRDPSSGRVYRRGKLIGEKLRRAVSRPVSERALHLREWNRVACPRTCRIVVRRLDVSGDGYVCGAFSRCYELVDVATRAVFALKVVPRAGGAAGRLRPHGKVEREIALHSRLKHRNIVALHGHFADREHVYLVLEYCGHQVPQGLGGEGAPHPGSAVLREQGAPPICCAHLWPPLCLSVLTCPRSVRTRPICAHHTHLCPSPLRRGHGDHLAPPHRAHLSPPEHTGGHPCPACTHCTEPPSRSDSPAAAGPPPVLLRGASELTCVPCVPGAAFAARGHPQSLAHVLEARRTLTEPEVRYYLRGLVSGLRYLHQRRIVHRDLKPSNFFLSKNMEVKIGDLGLAARVGPGGHGHRVLCGTPNFLAPEVIARNGHSCQSDIWALGCVMYTVLTGAPPFTGAPLSEMYQNIRAGRYPEPAHLSPHARRLIARLLAPNPAERPGLDHLLQDDFFTQGFTPARLPARSCHSAPLFTAPQPLGRLFRKVGALLLTQRRPGEWRPRPACWAGWRLPPLSCRPPARLLRTCAGWTREAGPSAAWAQALPPKLLMLPSGPLTPSEASGPQGGASDPDSVGCGSEASLLDRGALHPEVPVRLLTQGTLRSDPAGPKGSQRQEVEVAIRNLLLCLDHGLPGLPDPLLSSLHFYAQPRRTPQGSSGPPSGPPSGWIISASTASAITCRTGAAVSCFGTAHTWPCAPQGTE